The region GAAGGTAAATTAGTTTTGTTTCTGTCAGAAAATTGTTGCAATAAAATATGAACATCAAGTGAATTATGGACATATAGATATTGAATTGGAATTGCATtccatttgtatacatttgttgGCTTGTTGGAAATGGATGTTTATTACTTCTTTATGTGCATGACTAAAAACAAATTTGTCAACGCTGTATATTAGGTTCTTCTGCCGAGGATAGTGAAGAAATTAACATAGATGATGTGGATGAACTAGAAGAAGGTGCAGAGGATAACGATCAGGAAACCTGAGATGAGTAATTTGGGATCTTCTACGAGGTAATGATCTTATAGTAGAAATACATTTTCTTGAGGGCTGCTAGTCAGTCAGGAAATACTGTTTGGGATATAACTAACTTATTTTGCGCTCTATTGTTACTGCAGCCAGCACAAAAGGTGAAAGCTTGTGTTATTTTTTATGATAGATACGGATCATCGTAAAGTGGAATGCAGTCACCGGTTTCCAGATGCAAGAGGGATACCAGATATGGTTTTACCAGTTTAACCCTTAGTACATGTAAAGACATGCAGAAAGAACAGCCACTCAGTGAAGTCCCAACTCCTGTTGGAGGCATCAATTTTTTTCTCTCCGATGCGACCTGATGACATTCTTGCGAATCTTTATGGGCATAAAGAGCCGACACTGACCATAGCATAGTTTAGCACAAAGTATTCGAGTATGGTTATTGTTGATGTTAGTTTGCTTGTGTACTTTAACTCTAAACGGATGtctttattgattttttattattaaggtGACAGCCTTCTCTCTCTGTTTCTCTCTCTAGCACTGTAAATTTTGAAGTGATAAATTAACTTGATAAGATTAGCTGGCATTCACATGGGAATGGACGAAGCATTTGTTATTATGCAAGTCAATACGCTCTTTCTGTTCCTTGACTTTCACAGTGCAAAGGCTTGTTTGTGGGGCTCAAAGGGAAGCACCAAATAATTGGTTGGGGAGCTGACAACCTGACATTACCAATTCAGAGCTGCAATTAACTCCGTCAACTTTGTCTTTTCACAATCAGGTATGGCTTGTAATAAATTAGCTGCCGTAATAAATTCTTGAACCTAAGAAGTGATACTTAATAATGTCAATACTAGCCGTGGCCACCAGAGGAATGTGCATACATGTACCGATAAGATGATACCACACAAATTGAGATGCtcttgaatttcaattttttgtgaAATACTACGTGATAAGTGTTAACTGCATGACTGAAATACATCTACCTTCTGACATCACCAAACTCAATTAAATGCAGCTTTAAATGCtgacatatttatttatacCTGGTGGCCATTTTCTGTTTTCTCTTTTGAAATAGATCAATTTGAAGTAAAGACTAAAAACTAATCTCTGCATTGTTTTCCGAAAACCCACCCAAAGTAATTTTCATGGAGAGAAAGCCTGAATGTCAAAGACCCTGTTTCCGTCACTTTCTCATTTTGGTTCTTTGCAGTTTTGTTTTATCTTCTTCTGCTAGTCTGTCTTTCGACTTTTATGCAGCTTCATGCCCGGCTGTTGAATTCATGGTTGCAAATACAGTAAGAACTGCTTCCTCTTCTGATCCAACCATTCCTGGAAAGCTGCTACGCTTGTTGTTTCACGACTGCTTTGTGGAGGTGAGTAGATATGTTCTCTTTTGCAGTCTTTTTGTTCATTACTTGCTCGAATGTAAAATGACCAAATCCATAGCCACCTGTAATATTTGCATGTTCTTATTTGTATCTAAGTTCATTATTAATGTTGCACTactgaataaaatattttggaatTAAAGCATACAGctctttcaaacttttaattgCTTAAGAGAAAATTGAACCATTAGTTATAATCAAAATGACCATTTTTCCTACTAACATCCAATAATTCACCCTTCATAATCAAACATGATAAAAAATGGCAGAATCTTAGTAGGGAAATTGGTGGCTTCTATTTAGTTGAATTATTGTCATGGTTGTAGGGTTGTGATGCATCTGTACTATTACAAGGAAGTGGGACGGAGCGCAGTGATCCAGCAAACACATCTCTTGGTGGATTTTCAGTTATAGAGTCAGCTAAACGGCTCCTTGAAATATTCTGTCCAGGAATTGTTTCTTGCGCTGACATTCTTGCTTTGGCCGCAAGAGATGCTGTTACCATGGTAAGAAGTAACTCTTTGTTATTTCTGTTACTAGATACTGTATTTATGCTGCTTTTACTTGATTGTTATGTATTCACAACATGAAAACAGACTGGAGGACCTATTATCCAGATTCCAAAAGGTAGAAGAGACGGGAGGGTATCTTCAGCTGAAAACGTCAGACCAAATATTATAGATACAAGTTTTACTATGAATCAAATGATCAAAACCTTCTCCTCTAAGGGGTTATCCTTGGATGACCTTGTTACCCTCTCAGGTATTTGCAATTTATGCTCTCTGCCATCTTTATGAGGTGATGTTATCTAATGTCATAgtggtttatattttgtaaattggcaattttttttttccaaaactcAAACACCTAAACTTTAGACTgctcaaacaaaataaaaacatttttagGTGCAGAAGTAGGGGGTTAGATTCAGTTGGAACTTAACCAAaccgaaacaaatttataaagaAGTAAAAAAATGTAAACCAAATTGAATCAGTCGATTCGGTTGATTCTGTTTgtattcaaaattaattaatttttttacgtcCAAAACCGAACCAgaacccaatttttttttatattgtctaACCGAATCAAATCAAAGTCGTTGGTTCTGTTTAATTCTTTTTCTAAGCAATCCTATGCAGGATATTTCTGTCATATCAATGGATTGAATCAATAATCTGGAAGTGTCGCCTTTGCAGGTGCTCACACTGTAGGAGCAGCTCATTGCAGCgcatttagcgacagattccAAGAAAACTCCAAAGGACAACTCAAACTTATTGATTCAACACTAGACTCGAGCTACGCTAATGAGCTAATGAAGAGATGTCCAGCACAAGCAAGCTCATCAATAACAGTAAACAATGATCCTGAAACCTCTTCTACATTTGATAATCAGTACTACAGAAACCTCTTAGCCCACAAAGGCCTATTCCAATCCGATTCTCTACTTTTAAATGATGCAAGAACAAGAAACCAAGTCGAGAATTTTGCAAATGATCAAATCAGTTTTTTTGATTCTTGGGGTCGGTCTTTTTTGAAGCTAACCAGCGTTGGAGTTAAAACAGGAGACGAAGGCGAAATTCGACAATCTTGTTCATTGATTAATAGGTGAACAACCTATTCACATATCACTTTTCTTGTTCTGTAAGAACTTCTGAAATACACATATACATGCATATATAATGATGTGtaaatttaattcattaataACTCTTGTTTTTGGTCATTTTAGAGAACTGCATATAATCCTTTTCAGCATGAATAAGTGGAAGGTCCATTCCAATCAGAAAAATTGATGTTCTAGATATACAATTTTAAttggagaattttttttttataaatccttgtttaaaataaatgttcttttaaaatacaatttgtcaacataaaatgtttttttggaagaaaaaagtttaaataatagGAAAATTATGccatttgtttttatatataacgaCAAGCAATGAGAACATTTTCTCTAGCATGGAGTTTTTAGCGATGAGAAAGCCATGCTGCAGAAATTTTAGTTGACGATGCTAAAACTACAACTATCAACACAAAAATTAATTGCTGCTGAAACAATACAATTTTAGTCGCCTATACGCTAACTGATAATGCAGAATTAACCGCTGCGAAAACTATTGTAAAGTATCATTAGCCCTTTTAACAACGCTGAATAAAGATTGTCGCTAATGAAATACTAAAGTAAGTCAGGATCAagcatttctttttttttttttgaaaatttgcaATGTATATTGTGTGGCTACAATAACAGCAACTTCCTTACAAGCAATTACCTCAAATTTGGACACGCTTCCTCCTTCTTAGCTTCAATAATTCTTCATCTCTCTGCTTAATCTCCCATTTATGTAAATTCACAGCTTTTTCTTATACTCCTGAAGTAAAATTAATTCAATGGCCTTACCGTTTCACCCATTTATCTCCCGTACAACTTCCATTACTAAACCTCTTCCTTTCACTCCCatctcctcttcttcttccAAACTACTTAAACCCTACTCCATCAGACCAGTAACATTACAGAGCAGCTTAAAACAACAGCACATAAAGTGTCATGCAGCTGCTACTGATCTGCAAACAGGAGTTGTAGAAGATGAAGATCAGACAGTACTTGTGGGTTCATCCAGTGATGGAGAAAAAGTGGTGGCTGATTATGATTGGACTGAGGAGTGGTACCCACTTTATCTTACTAGAGATGTACCTGATGATGCTCCTTTAGGGCTTACTGTTTTTGATAAGCAGATTGTTCTGTATAAAGATGGAGATGGTCTGCTTCGATGCTTCCAAGATAGATGTCCTCACAGGTCAATTACTAACCTTAAATCTTTTTAGCCATGTTAAGTAGCACCAATACTTCACCATAAATCCATTGATAATTTGATGTTACTGCTCTTCTATCTTGTTCAATCTTGTGGCGTAGTCGTAATTACGCTATGATGGGGTGAAAAGAGTTTGTGATTACTGAACTATATATAGGCATTTTAGCAATTcgttttatttgttaaattttggtAACCGAACTTTCGTGTCAATATATTGACCGGAAGGTTACTGTAGCGATTCAAGATATATGTCCTTACATAAACAACTTTTGGCCTGGATTCTAGAGTAACCTCCCGTTGATGTAAAGTTTAGTTACCAAAATGTAACAAATAAAACGATAGTGACCATTCTGTAAAAGACCTATAGTTCAGTAGCCGGCCATGATGTTTGTGAAATTTGACCTGAATAAGCgagaaaaattgaaatttactgGTTTTCTTGAATTAGGTTAGCTAAACTATCAGAAGGTCAGTTGATTGATGGAAGACTTGAATGTCTGTATCATGGATGGCAATTTGAAGGGGAGGGCAAATGTGTCAAGATACCTCAGGTGAGCCTTGAATCCCTGTTTTTCTGATTCGGCTGTGAATGTTTCATGCTCTAGTCTAATCCTCATTATCGTTACTGGGTTTATGAAACAGCTTCCTGAAAATGCGAGTATTCCACGATCAGCTTGTGCGAAAACATACGAGGTTAGAGAATCACAAGGAGTTGTGTGGGTATGGATGTCTCAAAAGAACCCGCCAAATGTCGATAAGCTACCTTGGTTCGAGAATTTTGCCAGGCCAGGGTTTCAAGATACTTCAACCATCCATGAGCTTCCTTATGATCACTCTATACTTCTTGAAAATCTCATGGACCCTGCTCATATACCAATCTCACACGACAGAACAGACTGGACTGCGAAAAGAGAAGATGCCCAAGCACTGCGTTTTGAGGTCACGGAACGCACTGATAGGGGATTTGCAGGGTGGTGGGGGAAGGATAAGGATCCTTCTTTATTGAATTTCTTGCGGTTTGAAGCACCGTGTGTTCTTCAAAACAATCGAGAATTTCTCGATGAGAATGGAGTAAAGCAGTACTTCTCAGGACTTTTTCTATGTAGACCAACTGGACAAGGAAAATCCATGCTCATTGTTAGGTTTGGAGGAACAAGAAGACCTTATGTTTCCAAATGGATACCGGAATGGTACTTTCATCAGAATGCAAGTAAGGTCTTCGAGCAAGACATGGGATTCTTATCGTCTCAAAACGAGATTTTAATGAAAGAAAAAGTGCCGACGAAGAATTTGTATCTTAATCTGAAGTCATCTGATACATGGGTAGCAGAATACAGAAAATGGATGGATAAAGTTGGACATGGAATGCCTTACCATTTTGGGTACAACACAATCCATCTTTCTGAAGTGCCTGCTGTTGTAGAACACGCCCCAGCCGGTCTTGTTGCTGCACATTCAGCTTCTTCACCAGCTAAAGGCGGTATTGGAACAATGCATGCACCAAATTTGGCTAACCGGTATTTCCGACACGTAATACATTGCAAGAAATGCAGTAATGTAGTCAAAGATTTTGAAACCTGGAAAAATGCGTTGTCGGCTATAGCGGCTGTAGTGACTACATTAGCAATTCTAGCGTCTGGAAAGCAGTGGAAGTCGTTATTTTTGGTATCAGCAGGATTGTGCTTGGCAGGAGTATATGCATGTTCTACTGCTATTGCAATGAACACAACAAATTTCATAAGAACACACAGGAGAATATGATTCAGAGGCGGCAATTTGAAATTCTTTAGTTAATATcgtaaatcaaaaaaatgatgTTTAATGAAAAACAAACTTTGTCGATGGTCTAATGTTAAAACAATGGCATGCAATTgaaagaattattattattattatcatagaAAAGTTCAACTCTAACCCTATGATTGATTTGATTCATTTCACTTggaaatgaatttattttaataattcatttgACAAATACATAATCaattctaaaaatattaaaaatagttacaaaaataaattaataagtaaACCAAACACAACTATATCCATTTACAATAAATTCCACAAAATTTTGTGAATTCATTGGAACCAAGCACACCTTTAATGCTAAATGCTTCAAGACCATAAGATCAAGAAGATTAATCTTAAAACAATACAAGACAATATAGCAGAGGACAGAGCAGACAGACGAAAAGTATCTGTATCACACTTTGCTGCAAAATTGGAAGCTCTAAATAAAGGCAGAAGTTCCTGCTCATTTACGGCGAGGCCCGCATATCGAAATTCCCATGGGAAATGCTATCATTTATATGATAACAAATGTTTAATTTATACACATTGACATCAAAAACCCCAACCCATAACAACCTGGAATTGAATTAACCAGCAGCCATCTTGAATTAACACCTCAAAATTTGCAAAGATAGCTTACAGTCCAATTCAGTTCACAGGCAACACCTGCTCATCTGAGTAATATAATCTAGGGGATTTGCCGACGGATGAAAATGTCCGAGATGAACTATTTTTACCAGATATTGAATGAAGACGCCCTGAATATCCTGGCGGCAATCCGGTAGTACTGCCCTCATATGATCGAGATGACACATCAGATTCCACATCATTAAGGGTCTGCAATGTTGATATGATTTAAGTTCTTTTCCCAAAAGCAAAACAGCCAAAGAAATAGGAACAAATGATCAGCTTAAACATCGGTAAACGCCAGACGATTTTAGTTCTGAACATTAGAAAAGAGAATCCAAAAATGAAAGGACCAAAACTATTTACAGAAAGAAGATTTGATGGTTACAGCTTGCAATTTGACGAGTTTGCTTGCAATTTGACGAGTTTGCTTGCAATTTGACGAGTTTGCTTGCAATTTGTTATCAGGTAAGTAACCCAATAAGATTTTATGGTTACAGATTTAACTAACCTGTATAGCTTGCTTCAAAACAATGAAAACTTCTCGGGCATGTTTTCTCTTTGCAGCCACCTCAGCATGCTCCTGCAAAAGCTCTTCAAAAAGAGCATCCCTGGTTTTTTTAACAGAAAGTAAAATTTAAGACTGTTCACCCTgataaaaatcaaactattGTTAATCAGATTATACAAGCACCTGTACAGTTTCTGTACGAAGTTGTTATGTAGCTCCCTTTTAGTATGATTCACCTAGAGCATGTAAAAAATTGTTTAGATATATAAGGTATTAACCAGAAGAAAAAAGATTTATTTTCAATGCTCCGAGGAAATTATCACATGTCCCTCGTACGAAGCTCGATAATCTCaggaaaaaatgataaaattaccAAAAAGTGCATTATGGTTTTGGGCACTAAGTCTTGAATGTTCTTCCGAACAATGTCGTAGTAAGACCTCAAAAGCACTTTGGTTACAATTATTCCCACTGCTACTTTCTCTGTCATTTCTTGTGCTCTCAAGATGGATGGAGGCTATAATAACCACCAAGAGAATGCAAAGAGTAGAAACTCAAACAGTAAGCAAAATGACAGATCATAAGATGGAATTAGAAACCAAGATcttttcataaaattatcacCTCTCTCAATTGGATTGTGTATGATGAATGCTCAGTGTCATGGAAAGTTTCATGAAGATTTGTTCTGGATGTAACTACTCCAGATGATACCTTGCTTCCAAATATAGATGAAATGCCCCAGCTTCTCGTGGATGAATTGCGACCTAAATCAATTACTGCTAAAATCAGTTTGGGTAATTGGAAACGCCTAGCCACCATTGCTAATCTGTTGGATGACCGTGGTAATCTCTACAAAACTAGGATTCTCCACCAACTTTGAGCAATTATATGATGATTAAATTATTAACTTAATCTGTGTATTTCTATCCTCATATGAGCATGTGCATCATtgggagaaaaaaaaaagacaaaagatTAAACTGTACATTGCACAGAATAAAGAACTGGCAAACACACACTTGCATGTTAGTCTATGATCCTTCACTAGATCTTGGTGAAATCATACTATTGTTAGGAAAGTTAATTGAAGCTGCACATGAATATGCACTCTTCCACATGTATATTTTTCATCTCAGAACAGCAGCACAGAACACCACCAAGCCACTGCGCCTTCCCATCCTCACCCAAATAACCAAATAAAggaaaacatataaacacacgCAACCCGAAAAACATTCAGTAAATTGCTTATCTAAGGTACGTTCTCAAAGAAAACAATGGTAGCTTAAAAGATATCAACAAATATAAATTACCTGCTGGAGCTTTATCATTATTTGACTGGAGATGACTTCCCTGCCACATATCAAGCCAAAAGTAAACATCATGCAGTTTAAAGTTTGATAATTTTCGGATAAATTGGGTAACTTCTACCGTTTAAGTACTACTTATAATATTCTTCTTCATTTAGAGTAGAGATTCTCCCCTTTTTATaaggatttaaaaaaattcaccattCAGAATAGAGATTCTCCACTTTCTTTACAAAGAACTTGATTTACTAATCAACTGTTTGAAAAAACTTcattctaaaataattaatcaccTGATTAGATGTATTTCCGTTGACACCTGACCTAGCAATACTAACCCGCAATCGCTGTTCTCTCTCAGGTGTTGATATCCTTTCAGCGTTAATATTATCCTGAATTGTGATGATGAAGAATCAATAACAGTATTGAGGTGGTCCCAAAAAGTGCAAAGGTATTAGTAGCTTCTACAATCCATAATGATCTAACATCAATAAGGAAATCCTAAATGCATACTGGACTTAAATGTCCATATATGAATTAAGAATTTAGTTGATTCTAAAACTGAAACCACAATTTGGTTTAAAGACCAGAAATGCAGATGATGAACAAACATCAATGAAGAAACCGAGATCAGTTGAAAATTAAGGGGCAGAATGATCCTGATTAAGGTTTGGCTTCACAAAGCAGTGGGTATTACCTGTGTTGATTTCACTTCCTGCATGGCAAGTTCAACAGCTTTGTTCCCACCTATAAAATTTGGATGTGACGAATTTATGTAATCCATCTGAACCAATAAAGGAAAAACAAACTAGGCTTATAATTCCATATAACAAACTGAAGCAAGGAAACTTTCCAAAATATTGAGAAAAATGTCAACCCCCTGGATAATGATCCAAACCATCTACCAGATAGAGTGGCAGGTCAATACCTCATAATCGAGCCAATAGTAAATTTGATGATGGCAATAAAACCCATTAGACAAATAGGTGCATCAATCTATAGTAATATAGCACTTACATATTCAACAACTGGTGACAGATGGCATTCTCTAATGAGAGCCACAAAAGCTCTTCCAGCTTTATGTACGCTCACAATATATAATGGCTTGCTTAGCAAACAACTAAAATAATTGTATGAATCTTAAGAGAATTAAAGAAGTTGGGGTATGTTAAAACTGAATGACAGtaattaaaataccatcaaaacTGTTTGAAAACCATATGTTTATTCCATCAAGAATTAaggtttctttatttttaaattttcattacaACAACCTAGAAATCAATTGAATGgaaaaaggaattttttttttaaaaatacatttcattttgattttaataagaACATATAGAAGATGGACCTGAATAATAGAAAACTGTCCAATTTATGCAAATTTAAATGAACACAAACAAATAAATACCTCCATCTCAATTAAGTTTCTTATCATACTCTCTGCTGGTTTTCTACCACCAAACATAAATTGTCCCATCTCTTCATTTAGGCGGCTCCTCAAAAATGGATATCTCTGTAACTCAGTTGCTTGACAAGAACGACTCATCTGTGGTGAACAATGAACATACTAAGACAACCTGTGACAAAATTAATAGCAATGAATCATGCTAAAGCTTCTAACCAGCAAAAAGAGTTGGCCTTTTAACCTTCATCAGTTCGTCATGAACAAATCTTAGACACTGGAGGCTAGGGTCTAGCAACTGCACTATTTGTCTTCTTATCAAAACTTCAAATGGAGCCTGAAACATATATTTCATAGATAGTTACTTCACAGCATGTAAAAACAAGGATAAAAGGACTTCCACCAGGAAGATGCAAAACTTACAAATCACAATGTACAACCATCAATGCTAATGCTAACCTCTGGCACAAAGAGAGCATTTCTAGGACCAGTAGAGTTCTGAACTGCTGTCCGAATATCGTCATCAGTTAAATCTTCACAAGGATCAACTTCCTACAAAAAATCTGAAGAAGTTAACAGCAAACAGAATTTTCAATAAATAAGAGTACTACCAGAGAAATGTTCTTTCACATAAGAAGGTGGCATAAAAAACAGCAAAGAACTCCGCACCTCCAAtcttttaacaaaaattgactGAAAAATGTAGTTGATCCTCGCTCCTCCAGACAGCTCTTTGGTTGACATATGCTGACCTTTTCCATCCACCATGGCAATAAAATCTGTTGAATAATTATCAAGAAACCAATGTAATCTACGttaatattgaaatgaaaatgGATAGACAAACTAGTATTAGGTTGAATGAAACATAACTTTGcactttaaatgaaaaagaacaTAACTTTTCGATGCACAGGATATACTAGTCAACAATTAGGAATATGCAAAATGAATCTCAATGTAATCTACGTTAATATAGAAATGAAAATGGATAGACGAACTAGTATTAGGTTGAATGAAACATAACTTTGcactttaaatgaaaaagaacaTAACTTTTCCATGCACAGGATATATTAGTCAACAATTAGGAATATGCAAAATGAATCTCACCTTCACAATATCCTTTCAGGATATTCAATAGAATCATTCCTTGGTCAGCCTACACAAGGGCAACataaatagaaatattatttaGAACTATAAATGAATCATTTATTCTCCTATATCATCTGCAACAGTATAAACATGTAGATACATGTAATCCTGTATGCAATCATTTATTCTCCTATATCATTTATAACAGTATAAACATGTAGATACATTTAATCCTGTATGCAATCGTATGAATATTAATGCATGTACTATACATATATCTGGAGCAAGATCTTAGGCAGCATCCAGAAAGATACTAGTTAGACAAGCAAGACATGCAAGCTGTTAGCTAACAGTATAAACATGTAGATACATGTAATCCTGTATGCAATCATATGAATATTAATGCATGTACTATACATATATCTGGAGCAAGATCTTAGGCAGCATCCAGAAAGATACTAGTTAGACAAGCAAGACATGCAAGCCGTT is a window of Mercurialis annua linkage group LG2, ddMerAnnu1.2, whole genome shotgun sequence DNA encoding:
- the LOC126667457 gene encoding protein TIC 55, chloroplastic encodes the protein MALPFHPFISRTTSITKPLPFTPISSSSSKLLKPYSIRPVTLQSSLKQQHIKCHAAATDLQTGVVEDEDQTVLVGSSSDGEKVVADYDWTEEWYPLYLTRDVPDDAPLGLTVFDKQIVLYKDGDGLLRCFQDRCPHRLAKLSEGQLIDGRLECLYHGWQFEGEGKCVKIPQLPENASIPRSACAKTYEVRESQGVVWVWMSQKNPPNVDKLPWFENFARPGFQDTSTIHELPYDHSILLENLMDPAHIPISHDRTDWTAKREDAQALRFEVTERTDRGFAGWWGKDKDPSLLNFLRFEAPCVLQNNREFLDENGVKQYFSGLFLCRPTGQGKSMLIVRFGGTRRPYVSKWIPEWYFHQNASKVFEQDMGFLSSQNEILMKEKVPTKNLYLNLKSSDTWVAEYRKWMDKVGHGMPYHFGYNTIHLSEVPAVVEHAPAGLVAAHSASSPAKGGIGTMHAPNLANRYFRHVIHCKKCSNVVKDFETWKNALSAIAAVVTTLAILASGKQWKSLFLVSAGLCLAGVYACSTAIAMNTTNFIRTHRRI
- the LOC126667456 gene encoding dynamin-related protein 3A-like isoform X1, coding for MVDGAHYRNGEANPVSTTTIGSSVIPTVHKLQDILSPISDELTKISLPQVAVVGSQSSGKSSVLEALVGRDFLPRGCDICTRRPLVLMLENRALTPDDNAEYGEFRHLPGKRFYDFHKIRDEIQAATEREAGSNKGVSDKQISLKICSPNVLNMTLVDLPGITKVPVGDQPSDIESRIRKMIMAHISQENCIILAVTPANSDLATSDALQMAREADPNGTRTIGVITKLDIMDRGTDACNFLLGKVVPLRLGYIGVVNRSQEDINYNRSIRNALAREERFFSDHPIYNGLSDRCGVPQLAKKLNQILEQHIRMVLPNLKAELNSRAAALSKELSAYGEVIESKADQGMILLNILKGYCEDFIAMVDGKGQHMSTKELSGGARINYIFQSIFVKRLEEVDPCEDLTDDDIRTAVQNSTGPRNALFVPEAPFEVLIRRQIVQLLDPSLQCLRFVHDELMKMSRSCQATELQRYPFLRSRLNEEMGQFMFGGRKPAESMIRNLIEMEMDYINSSHPNFIGGNKAVELAMQEVKSTQDNINAERISTPEREQRLRVSIARSGVNGNTSNQGSHLQSNNDKAPAGRNSSTRSWGISSIFGSKVSSGVVTSRTNLHETFHDTEHSSYTIQLREPPSILRAQEMTEKVAVGIIVTKVLLRSYYDIVRKNIQDLVPKTIMHFLVNHTKRELHNNFVQKLYRDALFEELLQEHAEVAAKRKHAREVFIVLKQAIQTLNDVESDVSSRSYEGSTTGLPPGYSGRLHSISGKNSSSRTFSSVGKSPRLYYSDEQVLPVN
- the LOC126667456 gene encoding dynamin-related protein 3A-like isoform X2 — its product is MVDGAHYRNGEANPVSTTTIGSSVIPTVHKLQDILSPISDELTKISLPQVAVVGSQSSGKSSVLEALVGRDFLPRGCDICTRRPLVLMLENRALTPDDNAEYGEFRHLPGKRFYDFHKIRDEIQAATEREAGSNKGVSDKQISLKICSPNVLNMTLVDLPGITKVPVGDQPSDIESRIRKMIMAHISQENCIILAVTPANSDLATSDALQMAREADPNGTRTIGVITKLDIMDRGTDACNFLLGKVVPLRLGYIGVVNRSQEDINYNRSIRNALAREERFFSDHPIYNGLSDRCGVPQLAKKLNQILEQHIRMVLPNLKAELNSRAAALSKELSAYGEVIESKADQGMILLNILKGYCEDFIAMVDGKGQHMSTKELSGGARINYIFQSIFVKRLEEVDPCEDLTDDDIRTAVQNSTGPRNALFVPEAPFEVLIRRQIVQLLDPSLQCLRFVHDELMKMSRSCQATELQRYPFLRSRLNEEMGQFMFGGRKPAESMIRNLIEMEMDYINSSHPNFIGGNKAVELAMQEVKSTQDNINAERISTPEREQRLRVSIARSGVNGNTSNQGSHLQSNNDKAPAGRNSSTRSWGISSIFGSKVSSGVVTSRTNLHETFHDTEHSSYTIQLREPPSILRAQEMTEKVAVGIIVTKVLLRSYYDIVRKNIQDLVPKTIMHFLVNHTKRELHNNFVQKLYRDALFEELLQEHAEVAAKRKHAREVFIVLKQAIQVS